Proteins from one Nakamurella multipartita DSM 44233 genomic window:
- a CDS encoding glycoside hydrolase family protein codes for MFRLPDSWLWDFWLARDEQTYHLFFLYASRALHEPDRRHLRAAVGHAVSTDLVHWERVADAIVRDDAPAFDHTATWTGSVVRGPDGSWSMFYTGTVRHEDGTLHQQVGRAVSTDLYHWLKDPRNPLVRADSRWYETLGGAAPWADEHWRDPWVFADPDGDGWHMLITGRANHGPLDERGVVAHARSADLADWQVGPPLSGPDGGFGQMEVFQVENVDGRWVLIFNCLDGEFSAARARAGGPGGIWVAGAASALGPYDIAGATLLSDDRYYVGKLVRDPDGHWVLLAFVNKDENGAFVGDLSDPMPVGWDADRLVLRPAG; via the coding sequence GTGTTCCGACTTCCCGATTCCTGGTTGTGGGACTTCTGGCTCGCCCGTGACGAGCAGACGTACCACCTGTTCTTCCTGTATGCCTCGCGAGCGCTGCACGAGCCCGACCGCCGGCACCTGCGGGCCGCGGTCGGCCACGCGGTGTCCACCGACCTGGTCCACTGGGAACGGGTCGCCGACGCCATCGTCCGCGACGACGCACCGGCTTTCGACCACACCGCGACCTGGACCGGGTCGGTGGTCCGTGGACCCGACGGCAGCTGGTCGATGTTCTACACCGGCACCGTCCGCCACGAGGACGGGACGCTGCACCAGCAGGTCGGCCGGGCGGTATCCACCGACCTGTACCACTGGCTGAAGGATCCGCGAAACCCGTTGGTCAGAGCCGACTCCCGCTGGTACGAGACGCTCGGCGGGGCAGCCCCGTGGGCGGACGAGCACTGGCGCGACCCGTGGGTCTTCGCCGACCCGGACGGCGACGGCTGGCACATGCTGATCACCGGCCGGGCCAACCACGGACCGCTGGACGAGCGTGGTGTCGTCGCCCACGCCCGCTCGGCCGATCTGGCCGACTGGCAGGTCGGCCCCCCGCTGTCCGGCCCGGACGGCGGGTTCGGGCAGATGGAGGTCTTCCAGGTCGAGAACGTCGACGGCCGTTGGGTGCTGATCTTCAACTGCCTGGACGGGGAGTTCTCGGCGGCCCGGGCCCGGGCCGGCGGGCCCGGCGGGATCTGGGTGGCCGGCGCCGCGTCCGCGTTGGGCCCCTACGACATCGCCGGGGCCACCCTGCTCTCGGACGATCGTTACTACGTCGGCAAGCTGGTTCGGGATCCCGACGGGCACTGGGTGTTGCTGGCCTTCGTCAACAAGGACGAGAACGGCGCGTTCGTCGGGGATCTGAGCGACCCGATGCCGGTCGGCTGGGACGCCGACCGGCTGGTGCTGCGGCCCGCCGGGTAG
- a CDS encoding 4-hydroxybenzoate 3-monooxygenase, whose translation MSTPEILTTRVGIVGGGPAGLMLSHLLAKAGVDSIVVEKRDHETIRTTHRAGILEHGSVSMLVDSGVSDRVLREGHRHEGIDLRFGGVSHRLDFTDLVGEAVWLYPQNEVFVDLAAARERDGGQVFWSVTDTAVLDQTTDTPKILFTDAQGQAREIHCDILVGADGSQGVCKWSIPQDQRVDNFVEYPFAWFGILCEAPPSADELIYCNSEHGFALISQRDANIQRMYFQCDPNEDVNAWSEEAIWAELQKRLDGPDGFQLKQGRIFDKTVLRFRSYVCEPLRYGNMFLAGDAGHTVPPTGAKGLNLALADVRVLFEGIDSYYSTGSRDLLDAYSDRALQRIWKAQNFSYWMTSMLHHRADATPFERQRQLGELAGVVASRHGSAYLAEAYTGWPTA comes from the coding sequence GTGTCCACCCCGGAAATCCTCACCACCCGCGTCGGAATCGTCGGCGGCGGTCCCGCCGGCCTGATGCTGTCCCACCTGCTGGCCAAGGCCGGCGTCGATTCGATCGTGGTCGAGAAGCGCGATCACGAGACCATCCGAACCACCCACCGGGCCGGCATTCTCGAGCACGGCTCGGTGTCGATGCTGGTGGATTCCGGGGTGTCCGACCGGGTGCTGCGAGAGGGACACCGGCACGAGGGCATCGACCTGCGCTTCGGCGGGGTGAGCCACCGGCTCGACTTCACCGACCTGGTCGGGGAGGCCGTGTGGCTGTACCCGCAGAACGAGGTGTTCGTCGACCTGGCCGCCGCCCGTGAGCGCGACGGCGGGCAGGTGTTCTGGTCGGTCACCGACACCGCGGTCCTGGATCAGACGACGGACACCCCCAAGATCCTGTTCACCGACGCGCAGGGGCAGGCCCGGGAGATCCACTGCGACATCCTGGTCGGTGCCGACGGCTCGCAGGGCGTCTGCAAGTGGTCCATCCCGCAGGACCAGCGGGTGGACAACTTCGTGGAGTACCCGTTCGCCTGGTTCGGGATCCTGTGCGAGGCGCCGCCCAGCGCCGACGAGTTGATCTACTGCAACTCCGAGCACGGATTCGCGCTGATCAGCCAGCGGGACGCGAACATCCAGCGGATGTACTTCCAGTGCGACCCGAACGAGGACGTCAACGCCTGGTCGGAGGAGGCCATCTGGGCCGAGCTGCAAAAGCGCCTCGACGGCCCGGACGGGTTCCAGCTCAAGCAGGGCCGGATCTTCGACAAGACGGTGCTGCGCTTCCGCAGCTACGTCTGCGAGCCCCTGCGCTACGGCAACATGTTCCTGGCCGGCGACGCCGGGCACACCGTGCCGCCGACCGGGGCCAAGGGACTGAACCTGGCCCTGGCCGACGTGCGGGTGCTGTTCGAGGGCATCGACTCGTACTACTCGACCGGATCACGAGATCTGCTGGACGCCTACAGCGACCGGGCCCTGCAACGGATCTGGAAGGCGCAGAACTTCTCGTACTGGATGACCAGCATGCTGCACCACCGCGCGGACGCGACCCCGTTCGAGCGTCAGCGGCAACTCGGCGAGCTGGCCGGGGTGGTCGCGTCCCGGCACGGCTCGGCCTACCTGGCCGAGGCCTACACCGGCTGGCCGACCGCCTGA
- a CDS encoding MFS transporter, with the protein MNGSAVVNPRAQYSGWVSPLCWIAVALEGFDLVVLGVVLPALLKYDDWGLNPNSASVISVVGLVGVMVGALAAGTVSDLIGRRRTMLWTVISFSVLTLACAFAPDPVTFAVLRFLAGLGLGGVLPTALALINEYARSGRGGRATTTMMTGYHVGAVLTALLGILIIEPWGWHAMFIVGALPAIVLVPLMIKYLPESNAFLQARAGLAPSAGKATTTDRADQAAKPAKPAKSKNPVGMLFHHGLGRSTVAFWVASFMGLLLVYGLNTWLPQIMREAGYELGAALALLLVLNVGAVLGLLVAGQVADKIGTRRSSISWFAVAALFLALLSIKLPGIGVYISVLLAGMFVFSAQVLVYAYVAHVYPAAARGTALGSAAGVGRLGAITGPLITGVMLTAGVAYPWGFYLFAAVAAIGAAAIFLVDRNPAPAEPLPVTEQQADQITHIHPH; encoded by the coding sequence GTGAACGGATCCGCGGTCGTGAACCCGCGCGCCCAGTACTCCGGTTGGGTCTCGCCCCTGTGCTGGATTGCCGTCGCCCTCGAAGGATTTGACCTGGTCGTGCTGGGGGTGGTGTTGCCCGCGCTGCTCAAGTACGACGACTGGGGGCTCAACCCCAATTCAGCCTCGGTGATCTCGGTCGTCGGCCTGGTCGGCGTGATGGTCGGGGCGTTGGCCGCCGGCACGGTCAGCGACCTGATCGGCCGCCGCCGCACCATGCTGTGGACGGTGATCAGCTTCTCCGTGCTGACCCTGGCCTGCGCCTTCGCCCCCGACCCAGTCACCTTCGCGGTGCTGCGCTTCCTGGCCGGTCTCGGCCTGGGCGGCGTGCTGCCCACCGCGTTGGCGCTGATCAACGAGTACGCCCGGTCGGGTCGCGGCGGGCGGGCCACCACCACCATGATGACCGGCTACCACGTGGGCGCGGTGCTGACCGCGCTGCTGGGCATCCTGATCATCGAGCCCTGGGGCTGGCATGCGATGTTCATCGTCGGCGCCCTGCCGGCCATCGTGCTGGTCCCGTTGATGATCAAGTACCTGCCCGAGTCGAACGCCTTCCTGCAGGCCCGAGCCGGGCTCGCGCCGAGCGCCGGCAAGGCCACCACGACGGACCGGGCCGACCAGGCGGCCAAGCCGGCCAAGCCGGCCAAGTCCAAGAACCCGGTCGGCATGCTGTTCCACCACGGTCTGGGCCGGTCCACGGTGGCGTTCTGGGTCGCCTCGTTCATGGGCCTGCTGCTGGTGTACGGGCTGAACACCTGGCTGCCGCAGATCATGCGCGAGGCCGGCTACGAGCTGGGCGCCGCGCTGGCCCTGTTGCTCGTACTCAACGTCGGCGCGGTGCTCGGCCTGCTGGTCGCCGGGCAGGTCGCCGACAAGATCGGCACCCGTCGCTCGTCGATCAGCTGGTTCGCCGTGGCCGCCCTGTTCCTGGCCCTGCTGTCGATCAAGCTGCCCGGCATCGGGGTGTACATCAGCGTGCTGCTGGCCGGCATGTTCGTGTTCAGCGCGCAGGTGCTGGTCTACGCCTACGTCGCCCATGTCTACCCGGCCGCCGCCCGCGGCACCGCGCTGGGCTCCGCGGCCGGCGTCGGCCGGCTGGGCGCCATCACCGGCCCGCTGATCACCGGCGTCATGCTGACCGCCGGGGTGGCCTACCCGTGGGGCTTCTACCTGTTCGCGGCGGTCGCCGCGATCGGTGCCGCGGCCATCTTCCTGGTCGATCGGAACCCGGCCCCGGCCGAGCCGCTGCCGGTCACCGAACAGCAGGCCGACCAGATCACCCACATCCACCCGCACTGA
- a CDS encoding DUF1490 family protein, which translates to MVTGHLAARAAGMLISGVAGAIVVDRLKQRSTGRGLNQAAVAVTALALRGKRRVEAGAENLRLGAGDVVAQAREKIGEQAPPPAQSAQPHEHDH; encoded by the coding sequence ATGGTGACCGGACATCTCGCGGCGCGGGCCGCCGGTATGTTGATCAGCGGCGTCGCCGGAGCGATCGTCGTGGATCGGCTCAAGCAGCGGTCCACCGGCCGGGGACTCAACCAGGCGGCCGTCGCCGTCACCGCGCTCGCGCTGCGCGGCAAGCGGCGGGTCGAGGCGGGCGCCGAAAATCTGCGCCTGGGGGCCGGGGACGTCGTCGCCCAGGCCCGGGAGAAGATCGGGGAGCAGGCTCCCCCACCGGCTCAGTCGGCCCAGCCGCACGAGCACGACCACTGA
- a CDS encoding heavy metal translocating P-type ATPase, which yields MVTVADAAGRWRLRVPELARSAARAVAIEDAVDGVAGVLAVHAFPRTGSVVVWYRPAALDHHRVRHAIDRALSTDWAAPAPRSPRSADVTSGDIVRMVVGGAALVALGGRRYLLRRPPVLGPGGRLVATGVTVFTGYPFLRGALAVLRGRRTAGTDALVSAATIASLVLRENVVALTVLWLLNIGEYLQDLTLRRTRRAISDLLSGAADTVWLQLADGVEQKVPMATLQVGDRIVVHEHVALPADGQIVEGEGILDQSAITGENLPITVRPGASVHAGSVLLRGRIVVQAQAVGTDTAVGRIIARVEQAQQDRAPIQTVGENFSRRFVPLSFGLAAATLLLTRDVRRAMTMLLVACPCAVGLSTPTAISAAIGNGARRGILIKGGSHLEAAGRVDAIVFDKTGTLTTGRPVVTNVIALARGWEPEQVLAYAASSEVHSRHPLAQAVIRFTEERRIEIPPHEQCEVLLGLGMRTRADGRTLLLGRPEFLRSEKVRISAKATGWVTRLRAAAETPLLLAVEGRLVGLVSLRDEIRPEARDVIDALRADGVRRIVMLTGDHPVTAAVVAQELGIDEWRAEVLPEDKQDAIAALRDAGHLVAMVGDGTNDAPALALADIGIAMGISGTDVAVETADVALAGDDLRRLLELRELARRTIGLIRQNYGMSIAVNAAGLAVSAGGALSPVLAAVLHNVSSVAVVGNSARLTRYQLPRR from the coding sequence ATGGTCACGGTGGCCGATGCGGCCGGGCGCTGGCGGCTGCGGGTGCCCGAGCTGGCCCGGTCGGCCGCACGCGCGGTCGCGATTGAGGACGCCGTGGACGGGGTGGCCGGGGTGCTGGCGGTGCACGCATTCCCGCGCACCGGCTCGGTCGTGGTCTGGTACCGGCCCGCCGCGCTGGACCACCATCGGGTCCGGCACGCCATCGACCGGGCCCTGAGCACCGATTGGGCAGCGCCGGCGCCGCGCTCGCCCCGATCGGCCGACGTCACGTCGGGCGACATCGTGCGGATGGTCGTGGGCGGCGCGGCGCTGGTCGCGTTGGGCGGCCGGCGCTATCTGCTGCGCCGGCCGCCGGTGCTCGGTCCGGGCGGACGATTGGTCGCCACCGGCGTCACCGTCTTCACCGGGTATCCGTTCCTGCGCGGCGCGCTGGCCGTCCTGCGCGGCCGACGGACCGCCGGCACGGACGCGCTGGTCTCCGCGGCCACCATTGCCTCGCTGGTGCTGCGGGAAAACGTGGTCGCGTTGACCGTGCTGTGGCTGCTGAACATCGGCGAGTACCTGCAGGACCTGACCCTGCGTCGGACCCGCCGCGCGATCTCCGATCTGCTCTCCGGCGCGGCCGACACCGTCTGGCTGCAACTGGCCGACGGGGTCGAGCAGAAGGTGCCGATGGCCACCCTGCAGGTCGGCGACCGGATCGTCGTGCACGAGCACGTCGCCCTGCCGGCGGACGGGCAGATCGTCGAAGGCGAAGGCATTCTCGACCAGTCCGCGATCACCGGAGAGAACCTGCCGATCACGGTGCGGCCGGGGGCGAGCGTGCACGCGGGCAGCGTGCTGCTCCGCGGCCGGATCGTGGTGCAGGCGCAGGCCGTTGGCACCGACACCGCGGTCGGGCGCATCATCGCCCGGGTCGAGCAGGCCCAGCAGGATCGGGCGCCGATCCAGACCGTGGGCGAGAACTTCTCCCGCCGGTTCGTCCCGCTCTCCTTCGGGCTGGCCGCCGCCACCCTGCTGCTCACCCGGGATGTTCGCCGGGCGATGACCATGCTGCTCGTGGCCTGCCCGTGCGCGGTCGGCCTGTCCACCCCGACCGCGATCAGCGCGGCCATCGGGAACGGGGCCCGGCGCGGGATCCTGATCAAGGGCGGATCGCACCTGGAGGCGGCCGGACGGGTCGACGCCATCGTCTTCGACAAGACCGGCACCCTGACCACCGGGCGGCCGGTGGTGACCAACGTGATCGCGCTGGCCCGCGGATGGGAGCCCGAGCAGGTGCTCGCCTATGCCGCCAGCTCGGAGGTCCACTCACGGCACCCGTTGGCCCAGGCGGTGATCCGCTTCACCGAGGAGCGGCGGATCGAGATCCCGCCGCACGAGCAGTGCGAGGTGCTGCTCGGATTGGGCATGCGCACCCGCGCCGACGGGCGGACCCTGCTCCTGGGCCGGCCGGAGTTCCTGCGGTCGGAAAAGGTCCGCATCTCGGCCAAGGCGACCGGCTGGGTCACCCGGCTGCGGGCCGCCGCCGAGACGCCGCTGCTGCTCGCCGTCGAGGGTCGGCTGGTCGGGCTGGTCAGCCTGCGCGACGAGATCCGTCCCGAGGCCCGGGATGTCATCGACGCCCTGCGGGCGGACGGGGTGCGCCGGATCGTCATGCTGACCGGGGACCATCCGGTCACCGCCGCGGTGGTCGCCCAGGAGCTGGGCATCGACGAGTGGCGGGCCGAGGTGCTGCCCGAGGACAAGCAGGACGCCATCGCCGCGCTGCGCGACGCAGGGCACCTGGTGGCCATGGTCGGCGACGGGACCAACGACGCGCCGGCCCTGGCCTTGGCCGACATCGGCATCGCCATGGGCATCTCCGGCACCGACGTGGCGGTCGAGACCGCCGACGTCGCCCTGGCCGGCGACGACCTGCGCCGCCTGCTGGAACTGCGGGAGCTGGCCCGGCGCACCATCGGGTTGATCCGGCAGAACTACGGGATGTCCATCGCGGTCAACGCGGCCGGACTCGCGGTCAGCGCCGGCGGCGCCCTGTCCCCGGTTCTGGCCGCGGTCCTGCACAACGTCTCGTCGGTGGCCGTGGTCGGCAACAGCGCCCGGCTCACCCGCTACCAGCTGCCCCGACGCTGA
- the rpmG gene encoding 50S ribosomal protein L33: MARNDVRPVVRLKSTAGTGYTYVTRKNRRNDPDRLVLRKYDPTIRRHVDFREER; encoded by the coding sequence TTGGCCCGCAACGATGTCCGGCCGGTGGTGCGACTGAAGTCCACCGCCGGGACCGGATACACCTACGTGACCCGCAAGAACCGCCGCAACGACCCGGACCGGTTGGTGCTGCGCAAATATGACCCCACGATTCGTCGTCACGTCGATTTCCGGGAGGAACGATGA
- the rpmB gene encoding 50S ribosomal protein L28, which produces MSARCQVTGAEPGFGKSVSHSHQRTNRRWEPNLQHRRFYVPSLRRTVRLRVSTKGLRIIDRRGIDAVVAQILARDGKI; this is translated from the coding sequence ATGTCCGCCCGTTGTCAGGTCACCGGAGCCGAACCCGGCTTCGGCAAGAGCGTCTCGCACAGCCATCAGCGCACCAACCGACGCTGGGAGCCCAATCTGCAGCACCGCCGCTTCTACGTTCCCAGTCTGCGCCGCACCGTGCGGCTGCGGGTCAGCACCAAGGGCCTGCGCATCATCGACCGGCGCGGGATCGATGCGGTCGTCGCCCAGATCCTGGCCCGCGACGGAAAGATCTGA
- a CDS encoding GTP-binding protein — translation MIPVAILATVDPVLRDAALLSLLTDLPGTGVLAQDLDPDTGTLRRIVSDQHGIAEDSTRPLAHACLGCAIREDSVPTLESMAAARRWERIIWALPVSAETAPAARPLCRPDAVPGLELATVACVVDADQVEADLMGDELLADRDLALSADDRRSVGEASAAQLGHADLVLTIGEDPVGLTLADHLRGRRTLRSTLFGIRAEQVFAPRHSARHAEARIDPCRIQAPDAPDAHGVWSLDLLSPRPVHPGRFLAGIGELAGGRTRSRGRFHLLSRPGRVAVWDGAGRQLSIGDGGPWRVGTPSTRIVFTGVDDDRARVAQGFARMLMTDDELAGSMRVRHEDDGLDGWLGAR, via the coding sequence ATGATTCCCGTGGCGATTCTGGCGACCGTCGACCCCGTGCTGCGCGACGCCGCTCTGCTGTCCCTGCTCACTGATCTGCCCGGCACCGGGGTGCTGGCCCAGGACCTGGATCCCGACACCGGCACGTTGCGCCGGATCGTCAGCGACCAGCACGGCATCGCCGAGGACAGCACCCGGCCGTTGGCGCACGCCTGCCTGGGCTGCGCGATCCGGGAGGACTCGGTGCCCACGTTGGAGTCCATGGCCGCGGCCAGGCGGTGGGAGCGGATCATCTGGGCGCTCCCGGTCTCGGCCGAGACCGCCCCGGCGGCCCGGCCGCTGTGCCGACCGGATGCCGTGCCCGGCCTGGAGCTGGCCACCGTCGCCTGCGTCGTCGACGCCGACCAGGTCGAGGCCGATCTGATGGGGGACGAGCTGCTGGCCGACCGGGATCTGGCCCTGTCGGCCGACGACCGGCGGTCGGTCGGCGAGGCCTCGGCGGCCCAGCTCGGGCACGCCGACCTGGTCCTGACCATCGGTGAGGACCCGGTCGGGTTGACCCTGGCCGACCATCTGCGCGGCCGCCGCACCCTGCGCTCCACCCTGTTCGGCATCCGCGCCGAGCAGGTGTTCGCCCCCCGGCACTCGGCCCGGCACGCCGAGGCGCGGATCGATCCGTGCCGCATCCAGGCTCCGGATGCCCCGGACGCGCATGGGGTCTGGAGCCTGGACCTGCTCAGCCCGCGCCCGGTGCACCCGGGCCGGTTCCTGGCCGGGATCGGTGAGCTGGCCGGTGGCCGCACCCGGTCCCGGGGCCGGTTCCACCTGCTCAGCCGGCCGGGACGGGTGGCCGTGTGGGACGGGGCCGGGCGTCAGCTGTCCATCGGCGACGGTGGTCCGTGGCGGGTCGGCACCCCGTCCACCCGCATCGTGTTCACCGGGGTGGACGACGACCGGGCCCGAGTGGCCCAAGGTTTCGCTCGGATGCTGATGACCGACGACGAGCTGGCCGGGTCGATGCGAGTCCGCCACGAGGACGACGGACTGGACGGCTGGCTGGGCGCCCGCTGA
- a CDS encoding GTP-binding protein, producing the protein MIPVVVLATVDPVLRETAVLSWLTDRPGTGVLRQDLDPEAGMLRRVVGDEHGVVEDRSRPADRGCPGCVLRENALPAVAAMVKSGRWQRIVVALPVSAASVPASRPLADPFARRRLGIELATVVSVVDVDRVEDDLMGDERVGQRGGALAVGDRRSVGEALAAQLGHADLVLTTGSNPVGLTLVDHLRGIRSARRELHQTRVAELFAARHSARSAAARLDPRTLQPSSVPDAHGVWTLDLVSHRPMHPERIMARLADLAGGRVRARGRFQVPTRAGRLAVLDGAGGHLSIGDAGRPATAVGTRVLLTGTGPERAQRRQVFAEMLLTDDELASGRDWSTVDDGLDDWLGPR; encoded by the coding sequence ATGATTCCCGTCGTCGTGCTGGCCACCGTCGACCCCGTGCTGCGGGAGACGGCCGTGCTGTCCTGGCTGACCGACCGGCCCGGAACCGGAGTGCTGCGCCAGGACCTGGATCCCGAGGCGGGCATGCTGCGCCGGGTGGTCGGCGACGAACACGGCGTGGTCGAGGATCGCAGCCGCCCGGCGGACCGCGGCTGCCCCGGATGCGTGCTGCGGGAGAACGCGCTGCCCGCCGTCGCCGCGATGGTCAAGTCCGGCCGGTGGCAACGGATCGTGGTGGCCCTTCCGGTGTCGGCGGCCTCCGTCCCGGCGTCCCGGCCACTGGCCGACCCGTTCGCGCGGCGCCGGCTGGGCATCGAACTGGCCACCGTGGTCAGTGTGGTCGACGTGGACCGGGTCGAGGACGACCTGATGGGCGACGAGCGGGTCGGGCAGCGGGGCGGGGCGCTGGCCGTCGGGGACCGCCGGTCGGTCGGCGAGGCCCTGGCCGCCCAGCTCGGGCATGCCGATCTGGTGCTGACCACCGGGAGCAACCCGGTCGGGCTGACCCTGGTCGACCATCTGCGCGGTATCCGCAGTGCCCGCCGCGAGCTGCACCAGACCCGGGTGGCTGAGTTGTTCGCCGCCCGGCACTCGGCCCGCTCGGCCGCGGCCCGGCTGGACCCGCGAACGCTGCAGCCGTCGAGCGTGCCCGACGCGCACGGGGTCTGGACGCTCGACCTGGTCAGCCACCGGCCGATGCACCCCGAGCGGATCATGGCCCGGCTGGCCGACCTGGCCGGCGGCCGGGTGCGCGCCCGGGGCCGGTTCCAGGTGCCGACCCGGGCGGGCCGGCTGGCCGTGCTCGACGGCGCCGGCGGGCACCTGTCGATCGGCGACGCCGGCCGGCCGGCCACCGCGGTCGGGACCCGGGTGCTGCTCACCGGTACCGGCCCCGAGCGCGCCCAGCGGCGCCAGGTGTTCGCCGAGATGCTGCTCACCGACGACGAACTCGCCTCCGGCCGGGACTGGTCGACCGTTGATGACGGCCTGGACGACTGGCTCGGGCCCCGGTAG
- a CDS encoding hemolysin family protein, producing MMSGTGWAIVATVALIALSAFFVAVEFALLAAKRHRLADAAPRSRSARAAVRSSAELTVVLAGSQLGITACTLALGAVTKPAVQDLLAGPLRALALPLWLADASAFVLSLLIVTFLHLVIGEMAPKSWAIAHPERSAILLALPMRAFMAVFRPVLTALNALANRCVRLIGIEPVAELATGQNPQALRQLVEHSAQAGTLDEDYSQRLARALDLLALTIGALVRSDGPATRVGAAATVRDVQRVGRQSGHLRILVGDGPDLRQVVHVRDTLTAPPDAPATAFARPVFVLAASTPFAQGLEEMRRGRNHLAVVVDEQGRFVGVLTLADLLRRLFPETDRSGLTTQPPAAQVS from the coding sequence ATGATGTCCGGCACCGGGTGGGCGATCGTGGCCACCGTCGCGCTGATCGCGTTGAGCGCCTTCTTCGTCGCCGTCGAGTTCGCCCTACTGGCGGCCAAGCGACACCGGTTGGCCGACGCCGCGCCGCGCAGTCGCTCGGCCCGGGCGGCCGTGCGCAGCTCGGCCGAGCTGACCGTGGTGCTGGCCGGGTCGCAGCTGGGCATCACCGCCTGCACGCTCGCGCTGGGTGCGGTCACCAAGCCGGCGGTGCAGGACCTGCTGGCCGGACCGCTGCGCGCACTGGCCCTGCCGTTGTGGCTGGCCGACGCGTCCGCGTTCGTGCTGTCCCTGCTCATCGTCACCTTCCTGCACCTGGTGATCGGCGAGATGGCCCCCAAGTCGTGGGCGATCGCGCACCCGGAGCGGTCGGCGATCCTGCTGGCCCTGCCGATGCGCGCGTTCATGGCGGTGTTCCGGCCGGTGTTGACCGCGCTGAACGCCCTGGCCAACCGGTGCGTGCGGCTGATCGGCATCGAGCCGGTGGCCGAACTGGCGACCGGGCAGAACCCGCAGGCGCTGCGCCAACTGGTCGAACACTCGGCGCAGGCCGGGACCCTGGACGAGGACTATTCGCAGCGTCTGGCCCGGGCGTTGGACCTGCTTGCACTGACCATCGGCGCGCTGGTGCGCAGCGACGGGCCGGCGACCCGGGTCGGCGCCGCGGCCACCGTGCGCGACGTGCAGCGGGTCGGCCGGCAGTCCGGTCACCTGCGCATCCTGGTCGGTGACGGTCCCGACCTGCGGCAGGTGGTGCACGTCCGCGACACCCTGACCGCGCCGCCCGACGCGCCGGCCACCGCCTTCGCCAGGCCCGTGTTCGTGCTGGCCGCGTCGACCCCGTTCGCCCAGGGACTGGAGGAGATGCGGCGGGGCCGCAACCATCTCGCCGTGGTGGTGGACGAGCAGGGACGGTTCGTCGGGGTCCTCACCCTGGCCGACCTGCTGCGCCGCTTGTTCCCGGAGACGGACCGTTCCGGGCTCACCACCCAGCCCCCGGCCGCCCAGGTCTCTTAG